TCAGGCTTTCAGATAAGTACTCAATCAAGGCTGAGGTTAAGGTTGAAGCGTGTTTTGTCAAGGCAATCGGATAATTATCTTCTTTATTAAAGATAATTCGGCGTGACAGCCAAGCCATTAAGATAGATTTCGCCAAAAATCATACGACCATAGCAACTTGAAATTATCATTGTTTCAGCCTGTATATAATACTTATATGGAAGTTTTAAAAGCCTTATATGTATATCCATACGCTCTGGGTTTAAAAGAAGAAACGACAGTTTACCCTCTTACAAAAGATGGTCAGCACCGGCAAATACGAAATGATTGAAAAAGTTCAGGTATAAGTAACTTACTCTATAACTCTGACTATCGACTTAAATCGGACTCTCTTCCATCTAACGAAATAATTATAAAACAGATATCTCTTACGAATGAAAAGAATCGTATTAATTTGTTTATTGTCTATTGCGTGTCTCAATGTCGCAAATGCTCAGGAAGAAACGTCGACTTCAGAAACCAACAACTGGAGTGACAAACTTATCAAATCGCCGTTTGGTCTCGGACTTGATATACAGACCAAATACGTATGGCGCGGCATGGAGATGATGTCGGAAGATGCTGCTCCTGTTCTCTTTCCCTCAATCAACTATTCATACAAAGGTCTTTACGTTTATGCCATGGGGGGCTATGCCATCAATGGTAAATACGCTGAGGTTGACCTCGGAATCAGTTATTCATGGAATGGTCTCTCTATAGGTTTTAATGATTACTACTATCCCACAGTTGACGATAAGGAAGACAAATATTTCGGAGGTGGCAAACATTCCGGTCATTGGCTTGAAGGAATGATTACATATGCTCCTGAAAAGATTCCTTTAATCACTACAATCAGCAACTTCTTTGCTGGAGCTGATAAATATGTGGACGATAATGGCAAGGAGAAACAAGCCTATTCCACATATATTGAATTAGGTACATACTACGACTTCCTTGACCAGAACAGAATTGCACTGAATGTCGGTGCCACACTAAACAAGTCCTGCTACAACAATTATGAGCATGATTTCTCAGTTTGCAATCTTGAACTGAAATATACATATACTGTGCCGTTCAAGAATGGGTGGTCTCTTCCTCTCAATGTGGCATACATCTACAATCCCGTGTTTAACAAATCGTTCGTAAATTTCACTGCGAACTTTGCATTCTGAGAATGTCAGATAATAAGCGAAATGCAATAATAATGGCGGCAGGAACATCCTCAAGATTTGTTCCTTTGTCTGCTGAGATTCCTAAGGGATTGCTTGAGGTCAAGGGTGAAATCCTAATTGAGCGCCAGATAAGGCAGCTAAAGGAGGCGGGAATCAACGATATTACTATTGTCACGGGCTACAAAGCCGAAATGTTCAAGTATCTTGAAAATAAGTTTGGTGTCGAACTTGTCCTAAATGAGGATTACCAACGATATAACAATACATCGTCTGTCATCTGTGTTCTGGACAGAATGAAAGACACATATATCTGTTCCTCTGATAATTATTTCACAAATAATGTTTTCTGTGAAGAGCCACGGTGCAGTTATTACAGCGCATTATATGCCGCGGGAGAAACAAAGGAATACTGCCTTAAGGTTGATGAAGCAGACAATATAACCGATGTGACTGTCGGAGGGAAAGACTCGTGGTACATGATTGGTCATGTCTACTTTTCAAATGATTTCAGCCGGAAATTCAAAGAAATACTTGCCAAGGAATACGAGAAGAAAGAAACCAGACAAGGTTATTGGGAAGATGTCTATATAAAATTCCTGAACCAGCTTCCTCCGATGAAGATTCATAGGTATTCCGATGACGCGATACATGAGTTCGACTCAATTGATGAACTACGTACATTCGACAAATCATATATTCGTGATACACGGTCAAACGTGTTGAAGAATATAGCATTCCGACTGAATTGCATAGAGGCATCTCTCAGTCAATTTGAGAAAATTCACTATACCGGAGAAGATATTGCTTTCTCATTTATCAAAGATGGTGAGAAATATCTATTTGACAGTTCTGACCAAACGATTCGCAAGCTATGAAGACAGCCGTAATACTTGCAGCACGCAAAGAGAAAGACTGTGACACACCATATCCATTGATGCCATTTGCCGATGGAATTTGTCTTATGGACAGGTCTTTGAGCATACTCAGGGAAAATGGCTACGATGACATAATCATTGTTGCTGGTTTCAGACATAATCTCTTTGATAAATACGCATCTGATGATGTGAGGATTATTGTCAACAGGGATTATGAGTTTACCGCATCAATGGGTTCGCTTACATTGTGCAAAGATTTGGTGAAGGATGATTTCCTTCTTGTTGAGAGTGACACATTCTTTGAATCTACAGTGGTCAAACGTTTGTCTGAACTGAATGGAGGAAACTGCATCGCAATGACAGAAGAGAGTGGTTCCGGAGACGAGTGCTTCGTCGAAACCAAAAATGGTTTTGTGACCAAGATTACCAAAGACCGTCACCGTGTACGTAACTTTGAGGGAGAAATGATGGGAGTCACACGTATATCCTACGATACTTTCACCTGGCTTATCCACGCATGGGAAAATTCGACAAACCCTTACCTCAACTACGAGTATCTCCTGATGGATGTCACGGAAGCTCTCGACCGTCCATACATCAAATTCAAAAATGTCATCTGGGGAGATGTTGATTGTAAAGAAGACTTCAAAAGACTCAGCAATGGACTCTACCGCGCGTTATGCCGCAAAGAGAATCCTTTTGACGAGGAAAACCTTAGGCATCATCTACAGACAATATTTCCCGGCAAGGATGTCAACGTGGCGCAGATTGAGCAAATCGGCGGCATGAGCAACAAGAACTTCAAAATAACATTTGAAGGGAAAAGTTACGTCCTGCGAGTTCCCGGCAATGGTTCAGATGGCATGGTAGAACGTACCAATGAGGAATTCAATGCTACGGCAGCATGTGAATTGGGAGTGAATCCGCCGATACGGTATTTCAATCCAAGTAACGGCATCAAACTTGCCGACTTTGTCGAAAACGCTGAGACACTGAATGCGGCGACAATCCAGCGACATGACAACATGCGCAAGATTGCTAAGATATA
The sequence above is drawn from the Duncaniella freteri genome and encodes:
- a CDS encoding NTP transferase domain-containing protein, encoding MSDNKRNAIIMAAGTSSRFVPLSAEIPKGLLEVKGEILIERQIRQLKEAGINDITIVTGYKAEMFKYLENKFGVELVLNEDYQRYNNTSSVICVLDRMKDTYICSSDNYFTNNVFCEEPRCSYYSALYAAGETKEYCLKVDEADNITDVTVGGKDSWYMIGHVYFSNDFSRKFKEILAKEYEKKETRQGYWEDVYIKFLNQLPPMKIHRYSDDAIHEFDSIDELRTFDKSYIRDTRSNVLKNIAFRLNCIEASLSQFEKIHYTGEDIAFSFIKDGEKYLFDSSDQTIRKL
- a CDS encoding NTP transferase domain-containing protein, translated to MKTAVILAARKEKDCDTPYPLMPFADGICLMDRSLSILRENGYDDIIIVAGFRHNLFDKYASDDVRIIVNRDYEFTASMGSLTLCKDLVKDDFLLVESDTFFESTVVKRLSELNGGNCIAMTEESGSGDECFVETKNGFVTKITKDRHRVRNFEGEMMGVTRISYDTFTWLIHAWENSTNPYLNYEYLLMDVTEALDRPYIKFKNVIWGDVDCKEDFKRLSNGLYRALCRKENPFDEENLRHHLQTIFPGKDVNVAQIEQIGGMSNKNFKITFEGKSYVLRVPGNGSDGMVERTNEEFNATAACELGVNPPIRYFNPSNGIKLADFVENAETLNAATIQRHDNMRKIAKIYQCIHNSHIRLRNEFNIFHEIEKYDRLMECAGATMYAGWEDVRPQVMALENHLNKIGVDLKPCHNDALYENFIKASDGTIYLIDWEYSGMNDSMADFAALFIEAGFEKENEDYILDKYFEGNIPDNAREKILCYQILWDYLWAQWTVIKEAKGDDFGTYGQDRFNRAISNLNTLHSNYRNQDGDSRKKN